In Aptenodytes patagonicus chromosome 12, bAptPat1.pri.cur, whole genome shotgun sequence, a genomic segment contains:
- the CSF1R gene encoding macrophage colony-stimulating factor 1 receptor, with product MGPALLLLFTAASVWHGSASPVISHDLPALVVNTGDPVILHCSGESEVEWKSQKDTFSNHTSSTLSIPKATYRDTGTYKCAYVNRSDEGIATVHLFVRDPNNVWYTPTFRIFVSKGGNAELPCLITAPEYGSSVTLIMDDASRLSPGTNYSFSTEKGITLYNVQSKQKGFYRCQAVINGKIQKSSRIRLIVEEALEKPVSVMMDPIDHVRIVGEPFKVTCRVIAPSHKYDIRWVTAAKSVRRTKKPSFENENYFISDILSIPAVTMEDSGKYTCIANNSAGFRNASTMLQVVERGYVFLTPVQATSQEVALGESLKLQVHIEAYPKLLHWSWQHTNLLKNSGNTTFKGQMISGNNWYNNTLFLNRLQEGEGGPYTFYALNNETNASVTFSISVKSPPRVCKIKVPANDSSILQCMAIGYPAPRIEWYQCPIHSDRYNEDYRLLLNDSSPQVVNMLPFQEVEVESIVPFQELGANFTFCCVATNREGNASDMFHSLTITRNVMAPPNKLFSPVLSTCIGTSVLLLLLLLFLLYKYNQKPKYQVRWKIIEACEGNNYIFIDPTQLPYNEKWEFPRNNLQFGKTLGAGAFGKVVEATAFGLGKEDSVLKVAVKMLKSSADTDEQEALMSELKIMSHLGHHENIVNLLGACTYGGPILVITEYCRYGDLLNFLRKKAESIIIQDSALDTSLDSTADYKNIDLEKKYIRSDSGFSSQGLETYVEMRPVSSPSPASSDSVQARGKSSEEEDETREDLRPLNLSDLLQFSSQVAQGMAFLASKNCIHRDLAARNVLVSDGRVAKICDFGLARDIMNDSNYVVKGNARLPVKWMAPESIFDCIYTVQSDVWSYGILLWEIFSLGKSPYPGMVVNSKFYSMVKQGYQMARPDFAPLEMYSIMQACWSLEPTQRPTFDQIGCFIQKELEVHKEQDYTNLPSTAEEDSGCDTSGCCEESCEQEESGQPLLKSNNYQFC from the exons ATGGGtcctgctctcctcctgctgttcacCGCAGCCAGCGTCTGGCACG GCTCAGCATCCCCAGTGATCAGCCATGACCTCCCTGCTCTGGTTGTCAACACGGGTGATCCAGTCATCTTGCACTGCTCAGGAGAGTCAGAAGTTGAATGGAAAAGCCAAAAGGATACGTTCAGCAACCATACCAGCAGCACACTCAGTATTCCCAAGGCCACTTACAGGGATACAGGCACCTATAAGTGTGCTTATGTCAACAGAAGTGATGAGGGCATTGCAACTGTGCATCTGTTTGTGCGAG ATCCCAATAATGTGTGGTACACCCCAACTTTCCGGATCTTCGTGAGCAAAGGTGGTAATGCTGAGCTCCCCTGTCTCATCACGGCCCCTGAGTATGGATCCAGTGTGACTCTGATAATGGATGACGCCTCTCGTCTCTCACCCGGGACCAACTATTCTTTCAGTACTGAGAAAGGAATAACACTTTACAATgtgcaaagcaagcagaagggcTTTTACCGATGCCAAGCAGtgataaatggaaaaatacagaagtcaTCAAGAATAAGACTGATTGTGGAAGAAG CACTGGAGAAGCCTGTATCAGTGATGATGGACCCTATAGACCATGTGCGAATCGTGGGCGAACCTTTCAAAGTCACTTGCAGAGTAATTGCTCCTTCCCACAAGTATGACATCAGATGGGTGACAGCAGCAAAGAGC GTCAGGAGAACTAAAAAGCCTAGCTTTGAAAATGAGAACTACTTCATCAGCGACATCCTGTCCATTCCAGCGGTGACCATGGAAGATAGTGGGAAATACACTTGTATAGCTAACAATTCAGCAGGATTCAGGAATGCCTCGACAATGCTTCAGGTAGTAG AGAGAGGTTATGTATTCCTGACCCCAGTGCAAGCCACCAGCCAGGAGGTTGCTTTGGGAGAGAGTCTGAAGCTGCAGGTCCACATTGAGGCTTACCCAAAACTTCTCCACTGGAGCTGGCAGCACACGAACCTCTTGAAGAACTCTGGGAATACCACATTCAAGGGCCAAATGATCTCTGGAAACAACTG GTATAACAACACACTCTTCCTGAACCGcctgcaggaaggagagggaggtcCCTATACATTTTATGCCCTCAACAATGAGACCAATGCATCAGTTACCTTCAGTATCTCTGTGAAAT CTCCTCCAAGGGTCTGCAAAATCAAGGTGCCAGCCAATGACTCCAGCATCCTTCAATGCATGGCCATCGGCTACCCTGCCCCACGCATTGAGTGGTACCAGTGCCCCATTCACTCCGACAG ATACAACGAGGACTATAGGTTGCTACTGAACGACTCCAGTCCCCAGGTTGTGAACATGTTGCCCTTCCAAGAGGTGGAGGTGGAGAGCATTGTCCCGTTCCAGGAGCTGGGTGCCAATTTTACCTTCTGCTGTGTGGCCACTAACAGAGAGGGGAACGCTTCTGACATGTTTCACTCACTGACCATCACCA gAAATGTCATGGCCCCCCCAAACAAGCTCTTCAGCCCCGTTCTCTCCACCTGCATAGGTACATCggtcctgctgctcctcctactcctcttcctcctctacAAGTACAACCAG AAACCCAAGTACCAGGTGCGGTGGAAGATCATTGAGGCCTGTGAAGGGAATAACTACATCTTTATTGATCCCACTCAGCTGCCATACAATGAAAAATGGGAGTTTCCTAGGAATAACCTCCAGTTTG gaAAAACTCTTGGAGCAGGAGCCTTTGGAAAAGTGGTAGAAGCCACCGCTTTTGGGCTGGGCAAAGAAGATTCAGTCCTCAAAGTGGCTGTGAAGATGCTAAAGT CATCGGCAGACACAGATGAGCAGGAAGCTCTTATGTCTGAGCTGAAGATCATGAGTCACTTGGGACACCACGAGAACATTGTTAACCTGCTGGGAGCATGTACCTATGGAG GCCCAATCCTCGTCATCACCGAGTACTGTCGCTATGGAGATCTGCTGAATTTCCTGCGGAAGAAGGCTGAATCCATAATTATCCAGGACTCTGCCCTGGACACCTCTTTAGACAGCACTGCTGATTACAAAAACATTGACCTAGAGAAGAAATACATCCGCAG TGACAGTGGCTTTTCGAGCCAGGGTTTGGAAACGTATGTTGAAATGAGACCTGTGTCATCACCATCTCCAGCGTCATCAGATTCTGTGCAAGCCAGGG GGAAGAGCtcagaggaagaagatgaaacCAGGGAGGACCTCCGTCCCCTCAATCTCTCTGACCTGCTACAGTTCTCCAGCCAGGTGGCCCAGGGCATGGCATTCCTCGCATCGAAGAAC TGCATCCACCGTGACTTAGCAGCCAGGAACGTGCTCGTATCAGATGGACGAGTAGCCAAGATTTGTGACTTTGGCCTGGCCCGTGATATCATGAATGACTCTAACTATGTTGTAAAAGGCAAC GCCCGACTGCCCGTGAAATGGATGGCCCCAGAGAGCATCTTTGACTGCATCTACACAGTGCAGAGTGATGTGTGGTCTTACGGCATCCTTCTCTGGGAGATCTTCTCCCTTG GTAAAAGTCCGTATCCCGGCATGGTGGTGAACAGCAAGTTCTACAGCATGGTGAAGCAGGGATACCAGATGGCCAGGCCCGACTTCGCTCCCTTGGAAAT GTACAGCATCATGCAGGCATGCTGGAGCCTGGAGCCCACACAGAGACCTACCTTCGACCAGATCGGCTGCTTCATTCAGAAAGAACTGGAGGTGCATAAGGAACAG gACTACACCAACCTCCCCTCCACTGCTGAGGAAGACAGTGGCTGTGATACCTCTGGCTGCTGTGAGGAGTCCTGCGAGCAAGAGGAGAGCGGCCAGCCCCTCCTCAAGAGCAACAACTATCAGTTCTGTTAG